One window of the Strix uralensis isolate ZFMK-TIS-50842 chromosome 3, bStrUra1, whole genome shotgun sequence genome contains the following:
- the SLC35F6 gene encoding solute carrier family 35 member F6 — protein sequence MAWSRYQLGLAALMLVTGSINTLAAKWADNFSAAGCSGTEEHSFQHPFLQAVGMFLGEFSCLGVFYLLVWRDRWRPEPSMAPSQPFSPLLFLPPALCDMTGTSIMYVALNMTSASSFQMLRGSVIIFTGLLSVAFLGRKLELSQWLGILVTIGGLVLVGLADLRSSPTQKHKLSEVITGDLLIIMAQVIVAIQMVLEEKFVYKHDVHPLRAVGTEGFFGFLILALLLVPMYYIPAGSFGSPPRRTLEDALDAFCQIGHRPLIALALLGNISSIAFFNFAGISVTKEISATTRMVLDSLRTLVIWAVSLALGWETFHGLEILGFGVLLTGAALYNSLHRPLLARLPRRGALDEREALLRGESAAINGES from the exons atGGCCTGGTCCCGGTACCAGCTGGGCCTGGCCGCCCTCATGCTGGTCACCGGCTCCATCAACACGCTGGCGGCCAA GTGGGCCGATAACTTCAGCGCGGCCGGTTGCAGTGGGACGGAGGAGCACAGCTTCCAGCACCCCTTCCTGCAG GCCGTGGGCATGTTCCTGGGGGAATTTTCCTGCCTGGGGGTGTTTTACCTGCTGGTGTGGAGGGATCGGTGGAGGCCGGAGCCCAGCATGGCCCCGTCTCAGCCCTTCAGCCCGCTGCTCTTCCTGCCCCCCGCCCTCTGTGACATGACTGGGACCAGTATCATGTACGTGG CCTTGAACATGACGAGTGCCTCCAGCTTCCAGATGCTGCGAGGATCTGTCATCATCTTCACCGGGCTCCTCTCGGTCGCCTTCCTGGGCCGGAAGCTGGAGCTGAGCCAGTGGCTGGGCATCCTGGTCACCATCggggggctggtgctggtgggacTGGCTGACCTCCGCAGCTCCCCCACCCAGAAGCACAAGCTCAGCGAGGTCATAACCG gTGACCTGCTCATCATCATGGCACAGGTGATCGTTGCCATCCAGATGGTGCTGGAGGAGAAATTTGTCTACAAGCACGATGTGCACCCGCTGCGGGCCGTCGGCACCGAGG GTTTCTTCGGTTTCCTCATCCTGGCCCTGCTCCTGGTGCCCATGTACTACATCCCAGCGGGCAGCTTCGGCTCGCCGCCTCGCCGGACACTGGAAGACGCCCTTGACGCTTTCTGCCAAATCGGCCACCGGCCCCTGATCGCACTGGCCCTGCTGGGCAACATCAGCAGCATCGCCTTCTTCAACTTCGCCGGCATCAGCGTCACCAAGGAGATCAGTGCCACCACCCGCATGGTGCTGGACAGCCTCCGCACCCTCGTCATCTGGGCCGTCAgcctggccctgggctgggaaaCCTTCCACGGGCTGGAGATTTTGGGGTTCGGGGTGCTGCTAACGGGCGCTGCTCTTTACAACAGCCTCCACCGACCCCTCCTCGCCCGcctgccccgccgcggggccctGGATGAACGGGAGGCTTTGCTGCGTGGGGAGAGCGCGGCCATTAACGGGGAGAGCTga
- the CLU gene encoding clusterin isoform X2: protein MAVLLPLLGLLLASGGGQALVPPSELKQMSAAGSKYIDTEVENAINGVKQMKTLMDKTSKDHQAILHTLEETKRRKEEAVQLAREKEQELAARQDVCNETMLALWEECKPCLKQTCMRFYSRTCHSGSGLVGRQLEEFLNHSSPFSIWVNGERFDSLLERDQRQEQQLEDLEESFGLLEDGVDDIFQDSTQVSGRMYPFFRAPFGGFREAFRPPVQHVRLPPRSGRVARELHPFFQHPHQGFNRLFQPLFEMMQRMLEEPQGGWEHPLGGFPSESRNSSNERMVCREIRRNSAGCLRMRDECEKCREILSVDCWQTDPAQSQLREQLEDALRLAERFTRRYDTLLHAFQAEMLNTTSLLEQLNRQFGWVSRLANMTQGTDGFLQVTTVLSKAPNLEDPSAPPDTQVTVQLFDSEPLSLTVPGDISWDDPRFMEIVANQALQHYKQNVIE from the exons ATGGCGGTGCTGCTCCCGCTGCTCGGCCTCCTGCTCGCCTCGGGGGGGGGCCAGGCCCTCGTCCCCCCCAGCGAGCTCAAGC AGATGTCAGCAGCCGGCAGCAAATACATCGACACCGAGGTGGAAAATGCCATCAACGGGGTGAAGCAGATGAAGACCCTCATGGACAAGACGAGTAAGGACCACCAAGCCATCCTGCACACCTTGGAGGAGAccaagaggaggaaggag GAAGCGGTGCAACTGGCCcgggagaaggagcaggagctggCGGCGAGGCAGGATGTGTGCAACGAGACGATGCTGGCGCTGTGGGAAGAGTGCAAGCCCTGCCTCAAACAAACCTGCATGCGCTTCTATTCCCGCACGTGCCACAGCGGCTCAGGGCTGGTGGGGCGGCAG CTGGAGGAATTTCTCAACCATTCCTCACCCTTCTCCATCTGGGTGAACGGTGAGCGCTTCGACTCGCTGCTGGAGCGGGACCAGCGGCAGGAGCAGCAGTTGGAAGATTTGGAAGAAAGTTTTGGGTTGCTGGAGGATGGGGTGGATGACATCTTCCAGGACAGCACCCAAGTCTCTGGCCGCATGTATCCCTTCTTCCGAGCCCCTTTCGGTGGTTTCCGCGAGGCTTTTCGCCCCCCCGTCCAGCACGTCCGCCTCCCCCCGCGCAGCGGGAGGGTTGCCCGGGAGCTACATCCTTTTTTCCAGCATCCCCACCAGGGCTTCAACCGCCTCTTCCAGCCACTCTTTGAGATGATGCAGCGGATGCTGGAGGAACCGCAGGGTGGCTGGGAGCACCCGCTGGGTGGCTTCCCCTCAG AGTCGCGTAACTCCAGCAACGAGCGCATGGTGTGTCGGGAGATCCGGCGTAACTCAGCCGGCTGCCTGCGGATGCGGGATGAGTGCGAGAAGTGCCGGGAGATCCTCTCCGTGG ACTGCTGGCAGACAGACCCAGCCCAGAGCCAGCTGCGGGAGCAGCTGGAGGACGCGCTGCGCTTGGCCGAACGCTTCACCCGCCGCTACGACACCCTCCTCCACGCCTTCCAGGCCGAGATGCTCAACACCACCAgcctcctggagcagctcaaCCGCCAGTTCGGCTGGGTCTCGCGTTTGGCCAACATGACCCAAGGCACCGACGGCTTCCTCCAGGTCACCACG gtcctctccaaGGCTCCCAACCTCGAGGACCCCTCAGCCCCCCCCGACACACAGGTGACAGTGCAGCTTTTTGATTCGGAGCCGCTGTCCCTCACGGTGCCCGGGGACATCTCGTGGGACGACCCCCGCTTCATGGAGATCGTGGCCAACCAGGCGCTTCAGCACTACAAGCAAAATGTCAT CGAGTAG
- the CLU gene encoding clusterin isoform X1, with the protein MAVLLPLLGLLLASGGGQALVPPSELKQMSAAGSKYIDTEVENAINGVKQMKTLMDKTSKDHQAILHTLEETKRRKEEAVQLAREKEQELAARQDVCNETMLALWEECKPCLKQTCMRFYSRTCHSGSGLVGRQLEEFLNHSSPFSIWVNGERFDSLLERDQRQEQQLEDLEESFGLLEDGVDDIFQDSTQVSGRMYPFFRAPFGGFREAFRPPVQHVRLPPRSGRVARELHPFFQHPHQGFNRLFQPLFEMMQRMLEEPQGGWEHPLGGFPSESRNSSNERMVCREIRRNSAGCLRMRDECEKCREILSVDCWQTDPAQSQLREQLEDALRLAERFTRRYDTLLHAFQAEMLNTTSLLEQLNRQFGWVSRLANMTQGTDGFLQVTTVLSKAPNLEDPSAPPDTQVTVQLFDSEPLSLTVPGDISWDDPRFMEIVANQALQHYKQNVISE; encoded by the exons ATGGCGGTGCTGCTCCCGCTGCTCGGCCTCCTGCTCGCCTCGGGGGGGGGCCAGGCCCTCGTCCCCCCCAGCGAGCTCAAGC AGATGTCAGCAGCCGGCAGCAAATACATCGACACCGAGGTGGAAAATGCCATCAACGGGGTGAAGCAGATGAAGACCCTCATGGACAAGACGAGTAAGGACCACCAAGCCATCCTGCACACCTTGGAGGAGAccaagaggaggaaggag GAAGCGGTGCAACTGGCCcgggagaaggagcaggagctggCGGCGAGGCAGGATGTGTGCAACGAGACGATGCTGGCGCTGTGGGAAGAGTGCAAGCCCTGCCTCAAACAAACCTGCATGCGCTTCTATTCCCGCACGTGCCACAGCGGCTCAGGGCTGGTGGGGCGGCAG CTGGAGGAATTTCTCAACCATTCCTCACCCTTCTCCATCTGGGTGAACGGTGAGCGCTTCGACTCGCTGCTGGAGCGGGACCAGCGGCAGGAGCAGCAGTTGGAAGATTTGGAAGAAAGTTTTGGGTTGCTGGAGGATGGGGTGGATGACATCTTCCAGGACAGCACCCAAGTCTCTGGCCGCATGTATCCCTTCTTCCGAGCCCCTTTCGGTGGTTTCCGCGAGGCTTTTCGCCCCCCCGTCCAGCACGTCCGCCTCCCCCCGCGCAGCGGGAGGGTTGCCCGGGAGCTACATCCTTTTTTCCAGCATCCCCACCAGGGCTTCAACCGCCTCTTCCAGCCACTCTTTGAGATGATGCAGCGGATGCTGGAGGAACCGCAGGGTGGCTGGGAGCACCCGCTGGGTGGCTTCCCCTCAG AGTCGCGTAACTCCAGCAACGAGCGCATGGTGTGTCGGGAGATCCGGCGTAACTCAGCCGGCTGCCTGCGGATGCGGGATGAGTGCGAGAAGTGCCGGGAGATCCTCTCCGTGG ACTGCTGGCAGACAGACCCAGCCCAGAGCCAGCTGCGGGAGCAGCTGGAGGACGCGCTGCGCTTGGCCGAACGCTTCACCCGCCGCTACGACACCCTCCTCCACGCCTTCCAGGCCGAGATGCTCAACACCACCAgcctcctggagcagctcaaCCGCCAGTTCGGCTGGGTCTCGCGTTTGGCCAACATGACCCAAGGCACCGACGGCTTCCTCCAGGTCACCACG gtcctctccaaGGCTCCCAACCTCGAGGACCCCTCAGCCCCCCCCGACACACAGGTGACAGTGCAGCTTTTTGATTCGGAGCCGCTGTCCCTCACGGTGCCCGGGGACATCTCGTGGGACGACCCCCGCTTCATGGAGATCGTGGCCAACCAGGCGCTTCAGCACTACAAGCAAAATGTCAT CAGCGAGTAG